The following proteins are encoded in a genomic region of Ignavibacteriota bacterium:
- a CDS encoding DUF3996 domain-containing protein — protein MRLLPLLLRVAIPAVFLLVPLSESHAQVPPGKRFGVGFSLGEPTAVTIKWRSGPTTAFDFGIGHSFMGYPRVHADYLWQFFYLFPRTEFRLNAYAGIGAAIGFGKKGKYLLFDSQADSSRWYYTHSVSFAARGVIGLNYFIARPGLEFYFEVNPLLGFAPEPALDVEAAFGARLYIY, from the coding sequence ATGCGACTGCTACCTCTATTGCTACGTGTTGCGATACCCGCGGTTTTCCTTCTTGTTCCGCTCAGCGAATCGCACGCGCAGGTGCCTCCCGGAAAGCGCTTCGGAGTCGGGTTCTCACTGGGAGAACCCACTGCCGTGACGATAAAGTGGCGAAGCGGTCCTACAACCGCCTTTGATTTTGGAATTGGCCATTCGTTTATGGGGTATCCGCGCGTGCACGCCGATTACCTGTGGCAATTTTTCTATCTTTTCCCCCGCACCGAATTCAGACTCAATGCCTATGCAGGCATCGGAGCAGCAATTGGGTTTGGCAAGAAGGGAAAATACCTGCTGTTCGATTCGCAAGCCGACAGCAGCCGCTGGTACTACACACATTCTGTTTCATTTGCAGCACGCGGCGTGATCGGCCTCAATTATTTCATCGCGCGTCCAGGACTTGAATTCTACTTTGAGGTGAATCCGCTTCTTGGATTTGCACCAGAACCTGCGCTCGACGTTGAGGCCGCATTCGGAGCGCGACTCTATATTTATTAA
- a CDS encoding PspC domain-containing protein — protein sequence MFRPEPLQGTIYQLQSKGDAMEKRLYKSSSEKMIAGVAGGLAEYFGIDPVLSRILFVALVFLHGIGVIAYVLLWIIMPKRPASDAPASEPLEAQAETAFSDAGGTVATPTLRVKDGKGSLVIGTFLIVLGGLFFLGNVLPNFCFDMYWPLLLIALGTVLLWPALKKN from the coding sequence ATGTTCCGTCCCGAACCGCTCCAAGGGACGATTTATCAATTACAGTCCAAGGGTGACGCCATGGAAAAACGGCTCTACAAATCTTCATCGGAAAAAATGATCGCCGGTGTCGCAGGCGGACTCGCGGAGTACTTCGGTATTGATCCTGTACTCTCGCGTATTCTGTTTGTTGCCTTGGTGTTCTTGCACGGTATCGGCGTGATCGCGTACGTGCTTCTCTGGATAATAATGCCCAAACGTCCTGCCTCCGACGCCCCTGCTTCAGAACCTCTCGAGGCACAAGCTGAAACCGCATTCTCCGACGCCGGGGGAACAGTGGCAACTCCAACACTCAGAGTGAAGGATGGGAAGGGAAGTCTCGTCATTGGTACATTTCTGATCGTACTTGGCGGACTGTTCTTTCTTGGCAATGTTCTTCCGAACTTCTGCTTCGACATGTATTGGCCGCTGCTTCTCATCGCACTGGGCACCGTTTTACTCTGGCCCGCACTGAAAAAGAACTGA
- the ettA gene encoding energy-dependent translational throttle protein EttA codes for MSDNKIIFSMIGVGKVVPPNRMILKDIYLSFFYGAKIGVLGLNGAGKSTLLRIIAGLDRDILGEITADKGITFGYLPQEPELDATKTVKEIIEEGASQAVALLREYEDVSAKFSEPDADFDALISRQAELQEQIEHAGAWDLDSKLEMAADALRCPAGDTPVSVLSGGERRRVALCRLLLQAPDVLLLDEPTNHLDAESVGWLEQHLSQYPGTVIAVTHDRYFLDNVAGWILELDRGEGIPFKGNYSSWLEQKQERLRLEERRDAKRQKTLERELEWIRMNPAGRHDKSKARIAAYEKLLSEEHEQRNEEMEIFIPAGPRLGDLVIEANGVAKAYSERLLFEDLTFSLPPGGIIGVIGPNGAGKTTLFRMMTGQESADAGSFRIGPTVKLGYVDQNRPLDPEKTIWEEISGGEDLIRVGSRELSSRSYVARFNFSGTDQQKPVGILSGGERNRVHLAKVLREGANVLLLDEPTNDLDVNTLRALEEALVDFGGCAVVISHDRWFLDRIATHILAFEGDSRATWFDGNYSQYETQRKKRLGIAADQPHRIKYKKLTRP; via the coding sequence ATGAGCGACAATAAAATCATCTTCTCCATGATCGGTGTCGGAAAAGTGGTGCCGCCGAACCGGATGATCCTCAAGGATATCTATCTGTCGTTCTTCTACGGGGCTAAGATCGGGGTGCTCGGTTTGAACGGAGCGGGAAAAAGCACACTGTTGCGCATAATCGCCGGTCTCGACCGCGATATTCTTGGCGAAATCACCGCAGACAAAGGCATCACATTCGGCTACCTCCCCCAGGAGCCCGAACTGGATGCCACTAAAACCGTGAAGGAGATCATTGAAGAAGGGGCGAGTCAAGCCGTTGCCTTGCTCCGCGAATACGAGGATGTGAGCGCGAAGTTTTCTGAACCGGATGCCGATTTTGATGCACTCATTTCCCGGCAGGCGGAGTTGCAGGAACAAATCGAGCACGCGGGTGCATGGGATCTCGACAGCAAGCTCGAAATGGCTGCGGATGCGCTTCGTTGCCCCGCTGGTGACACTCCTGTCTCCGTGCTCTCGGGAGGCGAACGCAGACGTGTCGCCCTCTGTCGGTTGCTGTTGCAAGCTCCCGATGTTCTGCTTTTGGATGAACCGACAAACCACCTCGATGCGGAATCAGTGGGCTGGCTCGAACAGCACCTGTCACAGTATCCAGGCACAGTGATCGCTGTCACGCACGACCGCTATTTCCTCGACAATGTGGCAGGGTGGATTCTTGAACTCGATCGGGGTGAAGGCATTCCTTTCAAAGGCAACTACTCGTCATGGCTTGAGCAAAAACAGGAACGTCTGCGTCTGGAAGAGCGGCGAGATGCCAAAAGGCAGAAAACCCTTGAACGGGAGCTCGAATGGATACGGATGAATCCTGCTGGAAGACACGATAAAAGCAAGGCGCGTATCGCAGCGTATGAGAAGCTGCTCTCGGAAGAGCACGAGCAGCGCAATGAAGAGATGGAAATCTTCATACCCGCCGGACCCCGTCTCGGGGATTTAGTCATCGAAGCAAATGGTGTCGCAAAAGCATATTCCGAGCGCCTGCTCTTCGAGGACCTCACGTTCTCACTGCCACCAGGTGGTATCATTGGTGTGATCGGACCAAATGGCGCGGGGAAAACCACGCTTTTCCGCATGATGACGGGACAGGAAAGTGCCGACGCGGGAAGCTTCCGGATCGGACCAACCGTGAAACTCGGCTATGTTGATCAAAACAGACCTCTGGATCCGGAAAAGACTATTTGGGAGGAAATTTCTGGCGGCGAGGATCTCATCCGTGTCGGTTCGCGAGAACTAAGCTCACGCAGTTACGTTGCGCGATTCAATTTCAGCGGGACCGACCAGCAGAAACCTGTCGGGATACTCTCCGGCGGCGAACGCAATCGGGTGCATCTTGCAAAGGTATTGCGTGAAGGTGCAAACGTGCTGTTGCTGGATGAGCCAACAAATGATCTCGACGTGAACACGCTGCGGGCGTTGGAAGAGGCTCTCGTCGATTTCGGCGGGTGCGCCGTTGTGATCTCGCACGACAGATGGTTCCTCGACCGAATCGCGACGCATATCCTCGCCTTCGAAGGCGATAGCCGCGCCACATGGTTCGATGGCAATTATTCTCAGTACGAGACGCAGAGAAAAAAACGACTCGGGATTGCTGCCGACCAGCCGCACCGCATCAAGTACAAGAAGCTCACGCGACCGTAA
- a CDS encoding MmcQ/YjbR family DNA-binding protein produces MRIDTVRNYCLSKPGVEETFPFDETTLVFKVAGKMFLLAALENVPLTINIKCDPARAVELREQYEEVQPGYHMNKKNWNTVTLDGAITDRTIREWIDDSYALVVSGLPKKLQAELALAAGKK; encoded by the coding sequence ATGAGAATAGACACGGTGAGAAATTATTGCCTCTCGAAACCCGGTGTTGAGGAAACATTTCCATTCGACGAAACCACACTCGTATTCAAGGTCGCGGGGAAAATGTTCCTTCTTGCGGCCTTGGAAAACGTGCCATTGACGATCAACATCAAATGTGATCCGGCGCGGGCGGTAGAGTTGCGTGAACAGTATGAAGAAGTACAGCCCGGGTATCACATGAACAAAAAAAACTGGAACACGGTGACGTTGGATGGAGCCATTACCGATCGCACGATTCGGGAATGGATCGATGACTCTTACGCGCTTGTTGTTTCAGGCCTGCCAAAGAAACTTCAGGCGGAGCTTGCTCTGGCAGCGGGTAAGAAATGA
- a CDS encoding AAA family ATPase — translation MEAESISVARPSIGVRLDEVVQRSNQRSAQLVWLFGDTGQGKTHFIREYIETRRAEASVAYARCAAPVGNQSSSMLSPHQALKDVIEDLLRGQDNAQRHVNLIKNVSLTILACIPFVGDVAYGIKEIRRDLSEYKRGERSVELEKFVEEYFSTLARLSNDSPVIVVIDDIQWADTQTVQALEHFFSHNDWATSRVSIILAGRQSEIHASPELSAFYTRCAQSPRSTEILLPPFDSNQIRQFFTARFPAAPLNPDVLQWLEHKTGGNPFFLQSYIQHLLVENLLSEDGSLLGDLASYRGLPAEIKVVTAWLMKVLSEDDLNILLAASVLGYEFSLHELAHLTQRPPLELIRRLRKIRTLFGVCELVGYKLANGRESTVYRFSQHAIHTALYNELTAEEREELHRSTAQYLNQLRLASGNDNEQLGSLASALMLHARLGKQPDIEYESILLKARTTSDVLDEDAVLEQLKSLSPMLGRPVEELQTLFERALALAPLHSGRQATKAQEERDAVETPSNLPAPVQDTVSRVVVKLSLGRVHEALDMLDEYTSRVKGIGGRIHPVLLILRAIALNQRGAHPAEISTVLAIAIEDASQPAYQVLARLAQVALVEEKDNTRLLQQLTSAANYDGKFRTAFTPMIVELVRKRLGGKQEFAHILRRLEEPYARG, via the coding sequence ATGGAGGCTGAATCGATTTCCGTCGCCAGGCCCAGCATTGGCGTCCGGCTCGATGAGGTGGTTCAACGGAGCAACCAGCGCTCGGCACAGCTTGTCTGGCTCTTCGGAGATACAGGCCAAGGCAAAACCCACTTTATACGCGAGTACATCGAAACTCGCAGAGCTGAGGCCTCCGTCGCGTACGCGCGTTGTGCTGCGCCGGTCGGTAATCAGTCGTCGTCGATGCTCAGCCCGCACCAGGCGCTAAAGGATGTCATCGAGGATCTTCTCCGGGGGCAAGACAACGCTCAACGCCACGTCAATCTGATTAAAAACGTGTCATTGACGATTCTTGCCTGCATCCCGTTCGTGGGGGATGTCGCATACGGCATAAAGGAAATCCGGCGTGATCTGAGCGAATACAAACGCGGCGAGCGGAGCGTCGAATTGGAAAAATTTGTCGAGGAATACTTCTCGACACTCGCACGTCTTTCGAACGACTCGCCCGTGATCGTGGTTATCGATGACATTCAATGGGCCGACACTCAGACGGTCCAAGCTCTCGAGCATTTCTTTTCGCACAACGACTGGGCTACATCACGTGTCAGTATCATTCTCGCGGGGAGGCAAAGTGAGATCCATGCTTCACCGGAATTATCGGCATTTTATACCCGCTGTGCGCAGTCTCCTCGGTCGACCGAAATTCTCCTGCCTCCATTCGACAGCAATCAGATTCGGCAGTTTTTCACGGCGCGATTTCCTGCCGCACCTCTGAATCCCGATGTACTTCAGTGGCTCGAGCACAAAACGGGTGGAAACCCGTTTTTCCTACAGTCGTACATTCAGCATCTCCTGGTCGAGAATCTTCTCTCTGAGGATGGGTCTCTACTTGGCGATTTGGCCTCATACCGAGGGCTTCCGGCAGAAATCAAGGTCGTTACAGCATGGCTGATGAAAGTACTGAGCGAGGATGATCTGAATATCCTGCTTGCCGCTTCAGTTCTCGGGTACGAATTCTCTCTTCATGAACTGGCGCACCTCACGCAGCGTCCGCCACTGGAGTTGATACGGCGTCTCCGGAAAATCCGCACCCTTTTCGGCGTTTGTGAACTTGTTGGGTACAAGCTCGCCAACGGCCGTGAGTCGACGGTATACCGCTTCTCCCAACATGCGATTCACACGGCTCTGTACAACGAGTTGACTGCGGAGGAGCGGGAAGAACTGCATCGAAGCACGGCGCAATATCTGAATCAGCTTCGTTTGGCGAGTGGGAACGACAATGAGCAACTCGGGTCACTGGCCTCGGCTCTCATGCTTCATGCACGGCTTGGCAAACAGCCCGACATCGAATACGAATCAATCCTGTTAAAGGCGCGCACAACATCCGATGTCTTGGACGAAGACGCCGTCCTCGAGCAGTTAAAATCACTGTCGCCGATGCTCGGAAGACCGGTCGAGGAGCTGCAGACGCTGTTCGAACGTGCACTCGCCCTTGCGCCGCTCCATTCCGGCAGGCAGGCAACCAAAGCCCAAGAGGAACGCGACGCTGTTGAAACGCCCTCGAATCTTCCAGCCCCGGTTCAGGACACTGTTTCACGCGTGGTTGTAAAACTATCACTCGGCCGGGTCCACGAGGCGCTCGACATGCTCGACGAGTACACCTCTCGTGTCAAAGGAATTGGTGGGAGAATCCATCCTGTATTGCTTATTCTCCGTGCCATAGCACTCAATCAACGTGGCGCACATCCTGCGGAGATATCAACCGTTCTGGCCATCGCGATTGAAGACGCGTCTCAACCTGCGTATCAGGTGCTTGCGAGGCTCGCACAGGTTGCACTTGTTGAGGAGAAAGACAATACTCGCCTCCTCCAGCAACTTACCTCAGCGGCTAATTACGATGGGAAGTTCCGTACTGCATTCACCCCCATGATCGTGGAGTTGGTGCGCAAACGCCTCGGTGGAAAGCAGGAGTTCGCGCATATACTTCGCCGACTCGAGGAACCATACGCGCGAGGATAA
- a CDS encoding OmpA family protein: MKRIMTVVCALLLLASGIARSQQEDRIEIEQNSKGRDDARPQNFGIGVELGLNWLNCDVQDNGTYFVGAKTPLNLGFDVKAVYHFLRLGRAATVGVSGSVGLHMLGAKADRIASPNWDSYEVKTNLLNFNVGLEAQFFPKSRLRPYFFAGIGIASFEPDITTSDRNKVQYAKYFLDTDKSSLTIPTGVGITYSATRVIDISLAVSKTYTFTDNLDGWTDNINDNFPFVHAGIMFYFGGQKEDEVQVIAPPPPPVVTDTDGDGLLDTDERTIYNTDPTNKDTDGDGLMDGDEVKQYRTDPTNKDTDGDRLIDGDEVLRHKTDPLKKDTDGDGCIDGDEVLDMRTDPLKPDTDGDELTDCDERNIYRTNPLVKDTDGDGANDGKEIKDGTDPLKADVLNLEEGKNIVLEGINFETNKAVILPESEEILMKAYNTMRTNPTLEVMITGHTDDVGKDAANMKLSDRRANSVRDWLVNKGIATNRITTKGLGETQHIAPNDGPENRAKNRRIEFRIVKR, from the coding sequence ATGAAACGCATCATGACTGTTGTGTGCGCCTTACTCCTGCTCGCTTCAGGAATCGCGCGTTCTCAGCAGGAAGACCGCATCGAGATCGAGCAAAATTCGAAAGGCAGGGACGATGCACGTCCACAGAATTTTGGGATCGGAGTCGAGTTGGGACTCAACTGGCTTAACTGCGATGTTCAAGATAATGGCACATATTTCGTGGGCGCTAAAACACCACTTAACCTCGGTTTCGATGTCAAAGCCGTGTATCACTTCCTGCGCCTCGGACGTGCCGCAACAGTCGGGGTTTCCGGTTCCGTGGGATTGCACATGCTCGGGGCCAAAGCAGACAGGATTGCCAGCCCGAATTGGGACTCTTATGAAGTCAAGACGAATCTTCTCAATTTCAATGTCGGGCTCGAGGCGCAGTTTTTCCCGAAGTCGCGGCTGCGTCCGTACTTCTTTGCGGGAATCGGAATCGCAAGCTTCGAACCGGATATTACAACGTCTGACCGCAATAAGGTGCAGTACGCAAAGTACTTTCTGGACACCGACAAGTCTTCTCTGACCATCCCCACTGGTGTTGGAATCACGTATAGTGCTACCAGGGTCATTGATATTTCGCTCGCGGTCTCGAAGACCTACACCTTTACCGACAACCTCGACGGCTGGACCGATAACATCAACGACAATTTCCCGTTTGTCCATGCCGGCATCATGTTTTATTTCGGCGGTCAGAAAGAAGACGAAGTGCAGGTCATCGCGCCACCTCCTCCTCCCGTTGTCACCGACACGGATGGCGACGGACTGCTTGACACCGACGAGCGGACGATCTACAACACGGATCCGACCAATAAGGACACGGATGGTGACGGCCTTATGGACGGTGATGAAGTGAAGCAGTACCGCACCGATCCGACCAACAAGGATACAGATGGTGACCGCCTCATCGATGGTGATGAAGTGCTGCGCCACAAAACCGATCCTCTCAAGAAAGATACCGACGGCGACGGATGTATCGACGGAGATGAAGTCCTTGACATGCGCACCGATCCATTGAAGCCGGATACGGACGGCGACGAATTGACCGATTGCGACGAGCGCAACATCTATCGCACGAATCCTCTCGTGAAGGACACCGACGGTGATGGAGCAAACGACGGCAAGGAAATCAAGGACGGTACCGATCCTCTCAAGGCCGACGTTCTCAATCTCGAGGAAGGCAAGAACATCGTACTCGAAGGAATCAACTTCGAAACCAACAAGGCGGTTATCCTTCCCGAATCAGAAGAAATTCTGATGAAGGCCTACAACACGATGCGTACCAATCCGACGCTTGAAGTCATGATCACAGGCCACACCGACGATGTCGGCAAGGATGCCGCGAACATGAAGTTGAGTGATCGTCGTGCGAACTCTGTACGCGACTGGCTCGTGAACAAGGGCATCGCCACAAACCGCATCACAACAAAGGGACTTGGCGAGACGCAGCATATCGCGCCGAACGATGGTCCCGAAAACCGCGCAAAGAACCGCCGTATCGAATTCCGCATTGTGAAGCGGTAA
- a CDS encoding redoxin domain-containing protein: MRYLIVVVLLGLGVAVYLFMKPASLRVGEEIPYIELETATGAWFDIEKYDGKTLCLIFFSPDDDASRTMFSEFHYITEQFRGNAQIKYIAIAVDGNGDRVKLFLSQYRFPGDVLMDSDKELSTQFRLSNFPAIFLVDADWRVRYTFSGWDREHIREIIPALRLLAK; this comes from the coding sequence ATGCGGTATCTGATTGTCGTCGTTCTCCTCGGTCTCGGGGTTGCGGTGTATTTGTTTATGAAGCCCGCTTCGTTACGCGTGGGCGAGGAGATTCCCTATATCGAACTTGAGACCGCGACAGGGGCATGGTTTGACATTGAGAAATACGACGGCAAGACGCTGTGCCTTATCTTTTTCTCTCCCGATGACGACGCCTCACGTACAATGTTCTCGGAATTTCATTACATCACCGAACAATTTCGCGGCAACGCTCAAATCAAATACATCGCCATTGCGGTAGATGGGAATGGAGACCGCGTCAAGCTCTTTCTCTCACAGTACCGATTCCCTGGCGATGTATTGATGGATTCCGACAAGGAACTCAGCACCCAGTTCCGATTGTCGAATTTTCCGGCGATTTTCCTCGTAGATGCAGACTGGAGGGTCCGTTACACGTTTTCAGGCTGGGATCGTGAGCATATCAGAGAGATTATTCCGGCGTTGCGCCTGTTGGCCAAGTAG
- a CDS encoding DUF4159 domain-containing protein, which produces MNGTVHRIQPRRSAKILRRVAAVCGRLSGGICGWQAVVLLASVFLLQPDTAFAQPSRQNSAFVISRLKYGGGGDWYNDPSSELNLLAFIKAHTNIAVDVRTELFVEVGSDKLFSYPFVYMTGHGNVSFNDVEARNLRRYLENGGFLYVDDDYGLDAAFRREIQKVFPEKQLVELPFSHGIYRAHFQFSSGLPKIHEHDGKAPQGFGLFHEGRLVLFYSYESNLGDGWADSEVHKDPESVRRKALEMGTNIVVWALTN; this is translated from the coding sequence ATGAACGGGACAGTACACCGAATACAGCCGCGCAGAAGCGCGAAAATATTGCGCCGCGTTGCAGCCGTCTGTGGGCGACTTTCCGGGGGAATATGTGGATGGCAGGCCGTGGTACTTCTTGCTTCGGTATTCCTGTTGCAGCCAGACACAGCGTTCGCACAGCCCTCGCGACAGAACAGCGCCTTTGTGATTTCTCGTCTAAAATATGGTGGCGGTGGTGACTGGTACAATGATCCGTCCTCTGAACTGAATCTTCTCGCCTTCATCAAAGCCCACACAAATATTGCAGTCGACGTCCGCACGGAACTTTTCGTGGAGGTCGGTAGTGACAAACTGTTCTCCTATCCATTCGTGTACATGACCGGGCATGGAAACGTGTCCTTCAATGATGTCGAAGCAAGAAATTTGCGACGGTATCTCGAGAACGGCGGGTTTTTATATGTTGATGACGATTACGGCCTCGATGCTGCATTCAGGCGGGAGATCCAAAAAGTGTTCCCGGAGAAGCAACTTGTGGAACTACCGTTCTCACACGGGATTTATCGGGCACATTTCCAGTTTTCATCAGGATTGCCGAAGATTCATGAGCATGATGGCAAGGCACCGCAGGGTTTCGGGCTATTCCATGAAGGCCGTCTCGTTTTATTCTATTCGTATGAAAGCAATCTTGGAGACGGCTGGGCAGATTCGGAGGTGCATAAGGATCCCGAATCCGTGCGTCGAAAGGCACTGGAAATGGGCACCAATATTGTCGTATGGGCGTTGACGAATTGA
- a CDS encoding MerR family transcriptional regulator: MKDFSIKKLYYSISEVSKITNLEQYVLRYWESEFDELKPAKNRAGNRIYTNKDIQLILFIKKLLREERYTIEGAKQVIKTYHPESDVVDAATASASSQTAQPDPSQTALVFEPEGRLREDLERIQDFLQDLRERIRA; encoded by the coding sequence ATGAAAGATTTTTCCATAAAAAAGCTCTATTACTCGATCAGTGAGGTGAGTAAGATCACCAACCTGGAACAGTACGTCCTGCGGTACTGGGAATCGGAGTTCGATGAATTGAAACCGGCAAAGAATCGAGCCGGTAACCGGATCTATACGAATAAAGACATTCAACTCATCCTTTTCATTAAGAAACTGCTTCGGGAAGAACGCTACACAATCGAGGGCGCAAAACAGGTCATCAAGACTTACCACCCTGAAAGCGACGTTGTTGATGCCGCCACGGCTTCTGCATCAAGCCAAACAGCACAGCCAGATCCCTCGCAAACAGCCCTGGTATTCGAGCCAGAGGGGCGTCTTCGGGAAGACCTTGAACGGATACAGGATTTTTTACAGGACCTGCGAGAACGCATTCGCGCATAA